TGCGGTGTTCGACGCCTACCGCACGCCGCTCGGTCGGCTACTCAGCGCCGGAGCCGATCGCCGCTCGGCCCTACGCGTGAGCGACGACATGCAAGGGCGCTGGGATGCTTTCGCACGCACCGGAGTTCCAGGAGACGGCTGGCCGCGCTACACCAGCGACGCCCGTCCGGTCCTCGTCTTCGATCGCGCTTCGCGAGTGGACAACGACCCCCACGCCGACCGCCGGAAAGCATGGGAAGGTTTTCAAGTCCTCGGACGCTGACGAGCGGTTCCCCGCGGCGACGCATGCGTTCACAGCATTTGGCACCGATTGTTTCTGGGAGCCAAGGGTGAAACGGTGGCAAGGAGCACCTCCGGCGTGCCAATCCCAAAAGGCCGAAGAGGGCCACATTCTTGCCGAGGACTTGACGTACGAATGCAACCCCGTGTTGCGGCCTTGGGATCCGATCTCGTCAATCGCTCGAACCGAATGCGGCCGACGAGGTGGCGAACCCAACATTTACGGAGCTGGCCACGCCGGTCGGGTTGCGCCGCCGGACGCAACGCGTTCGCTCACCAACTGGTCCTCGCGACATTCTGCCGGGTAACGTACTGCGAGTGAACGAGCCCTCACATCGGGAGGGCGGGTGCCGATCAGGACGGGGATTGATGAGCGAGGAAGCGATCACCTACGAGGTCGTCGACGGGGTGGCCTGGTTGACGATCAATCGCCCCGAGGCACGGAACGCGCTCAACGGGGCGGTCCGGCAGGGACTGTTCCACAGCGTTCACCGCTTCAACGCCGACGACTCCGCCAAGGTTCTGGTGCTGACCGGGGCAGGCGATAAGGCGTTCTGCGCCGGAGGGGACCTTAAAGAGATGGCGGAGACGGCGCTCACGGTTCCGCCGCCAGACTTCGCGCCGCAATTCGGGCGCAACATCCAGGTCGCCAAGCCGACCATCGCCGCGGTGAACGGCGTCGCCTTCGCCGGCGGATTCCTACTGGCCCAGCAGTGCGACCTCGTCATCGCAGCCGAGCACGCCAGGTTCGCGGTCAGCGAGGTCAAGGTAGGCCGCGGCTCGCCATGGGCTGTCCCGCTGTCGTGGCTGCTGCCGCCGCGGATTGCGCTGCAGATTTTGATGACCGGCGACCCGATCACTGCCGAGCGCGCCCGCGAGGTAGGCATGGTGAACGAGGTCGTGCCCGCAGCGGAGCTGCGGGTACGAGTTCAGGAGATCGCCCTGCGGATCGCTTCCAACGCACCGCTGTCCGTACTCGCGGCAAAAAAGACCGTATACCTCTCCGCAGCGCACCACCTGACGGAGGCCTACGCCCACGCCGACCAGATATGGGAGCCGGTGTACCTCAGCGCCGACGCGCTAGAGGGTCCCGCCGCGTTCCGCGAGAAGCGCACACCGGTTTGGAAGGGACGTTAGACGTGGCCGTGCCGATGGAGTCCTTGATCACCGACATCGGGGCGGAAACGGCCGAGCTGTGGTCACTGATCGCCGAGCTGCCCGAGGGGCAAGCCGGGTGGGACGCGCCCACCCCCGCGGCAGGCTGGGCGGTCCGCGATCAGATCAGCCATCTTGCGTTCTTCGACGACGCCGCGGTGCGCTCAGCCACCGACCCCGAAGGGTTCACGGCCGAGGTGCTGCCCATGCTCGCCGACGGCCGGATCTCCCCGGACACCATCGCCGAGCGCTACCGGCCGATGCCGACAGCGGAGCTGCTGTCCTGGTTCGACGGCGCGCGCCGCGCCCTCGTCGCTGCCTTCGCAGCGATCGACCCCTCGATGCGGGTGCCGTGGTTCGGCCTCCCTATGAGCGCGGCTTCCTCGCTGACCGCGCGGATCATGGAGACCTGGGCGCACGGTCAGGACATCGCCGACGCGCTGGGAGTGACCCGTGTGCCCTCGGCCCGGTTGCGCCACGTCGCCCACATCGGCGTGGGAGCGCGGGCGTTCAGCTACATGGCCAACGGCCTGGAGGTGCCCGAGGAACCCGTCCGTGTCGAGCTCACCGCACCGGGGGGCACGCTGTGGACCTGGGGCCCCGACGGCGTGCCCAACCGGGTCACCGGCACTGCGCACGACTTCTGCCTGCTCGTCACCCAGCGCAGGCATCGCGACGACACCGCACTGCACGTCACCGGTCCGCTCGCCGACCAGTGGCTCTCCATCGCGCAGGCCTTCGCCGGACCTCCCGGTGGCGGGCGCACCGCAGGACAGTTCGACGGAGGTGTGTCGTGAGGGACCCGGTACGCATCGGAAATTGCTCGGGCTTCTACGGCGACCGGATCGCCGCGGCGCGGGAGATGGTCGAGGGCGGGACGGGCGAGCAGAGCATCGACGTGCTGTGCGGGGACTACCTCGCTGAACTGACGATGCTCATCCTGGCGAAGGCCCAGGCGAAGGATCCGGCGGGCGGTTACGCGCGCACGTTCCTGACCCAGATGGAGCAGGTGTTGGGCACCTGTTCCGACCGCGGTATCAAGATCGTGGCCAACGCCGGTGGGCTCAACCCGGCCGGGCTGGCCGTCAGATTGCGCGAGCTTGCGGACCGGCTCGGTATCACCGTCCGGATCGCCCACATCGAAGGTGACGACTTGCGCGGGAACCTCTCCGCGATCACCCCTGCGGTCGGTGAGGTCAAGCCGGTCTCGGCCAACGCCTACCTCGGGGGTTGGGGTATCGCCGAAGCGCTGGGTGCGGGCGCCGACGTCGTCGTCACCGGACGGGTGACAGACGCCTCGCTGGTCGTCGGCCCGGCCGCCTGGTGGCACGGGTGGGAGCGCACCGACTGGGACCGGCTCGCCGGTGCCGTCGTGGC
This genomic stretch from Mycolicibacterium fluoranthenivorans harbors:
- a CDS encoding enoyl-CoA hydratase/isomerase family protein; this encodes MSEEAITYEVVDGVAWLTINRPEARNALNGAVRQGLFHSVHRFNADDSAKVLVLTGAGDKAFCAGGDLKEMAETALTVPPPDFAPQFGRNIQVAKPTIAAVNGVAFAGGFLLAQQCDLVIAAEHARFAVSEVKVGRGSPWAVPLSWLLPPRIALQILMTGDPITAERAREVGMVNEVVPAAELRVRVQEIALRIASNAPLSVLAAKKTVYLSAAHHLTEAYAHADQIWEPVYLSADALEGPAAFREKRTPVWKGR
- a CDS encoding TIGR03084 family metal-binding protein, translating into MAVPMESLITDIGAETAELWSLIAELPEGQAGWDAPTPAAGWAVRDQISHLAFFDDAAVRSATDPEGFTAEVLPMLADGRISPDTIAERYRPMPTAELLSWFDGARRALVAAFAAIDPSMRVPWFGLPMSAASSLTARIMETWAHGQDIADALGVTRVPSARLRHVAHIGVGARAFSYMANGLEVPEEPVRVELTAPGGTLWTWGPDGVPNRVTGTAHDFCLLVTQRRHRDDTALHVTGPLADQWLSIAQAFAGPPGGGRTAGQFDGGVS